TCACTTGATTTGATTAGAGCTACAACCTGTGAGCCCACCTTTAATCCCAATCTTTTAACCGAACCAGTCGTAATCACCGAAGTGATACTATCGCCACCGACATCAATCACTACTTCACTGTTGGTATTGTTTTGTGTGATTTGTGTGATGATACCACTAATACGATTTCTCGCACTGATAGTGATATTTTCATCTGTTGAGAGCATGATGCTTGAAGATTTAAAAATCGCTACGACTTCATCACCCTCTTGTACCATGAGAGATTCGATGCCTGAGTTGGTAATATTGGCAAAGAGTTCATGACCACTTTTGGGCACCACGATCACATTGGCATTGACATCTCCGGTGACGATTTTATCCACAACGCCTCTGATCTGATTTCGTGCACTAATTTGCATGGAGATCCTTTTTATAGTTTTTATATCTTTGGTATCAAAATCTGCTAAGGTCGATAAATAAGAGAGAAACTTTTCTTCTTCTCGTTTTAAGATTTCGTAATTTTTTAGGAGTGTTTTACCATAATCTGTCAGTCGTGTCCCCCCACCTCCAGCGCCACCGGTCTCTTTTTCCACGATGGGCGATGGCGAGAGATTGTTCATCGTATCGATGGCTTCCCAAGCCGATTTATAGCTCATCGGAACCTTTTTAGAGGCTTTGAGCATGGAGCCCTCTTGATCGATTGCTTTGAGCAATTTGATTCTTTTTTCGATTAATAGCGGTTGGTTGTCTTCGCTGAGTGTCAATGTAGATGTGAATTGCATTGTTTACCTTAGTATATAACGAAATATTCTAGGAATCTTATCGTTATATACCTTAAGCTACAATGAAATTTGAAAGTATATTAGTGCTTACTATTTAGTCATTAAATGGAATCTTCTTGAGCATTTTTGATATCATCTAAAAACTTATCAACCGTTCGGTAACCATACGCTTCCCATTCGGTCTCTTGAGTGCTAGGGTCAATAAAAGAGACCACGGGGACAATCGCAGTGTGATAACATGCTGGCATTTTTTGGTTTCTATCAATAAGAATTTTGACAAATTGGGATGTTTTTTGTTGAATCTTGGTATCACAAAGTGTTTTTTGCTCTAATTTTTTGCACCAAGGGCAGTGGTCTTTCACCACTACGAGCATCACCATCTTGTGCTCTTTTTTCGCGAGTGCCATGCCTTGCTCAAAGGAGTTTATATAGTGCAACTCTTGTGCTGTTTTCGTCGCAGTATAGGCATAAAGTGAGGCAACAATAGATAAAAATAAACAGACTTTTTTCATAACATCTTCCTAATATGAATTTCAGTTAAAAGTATAGTTTATTTAACCTTTTATTTTAATAATAAAATATAATTGCCCTAAATATTTTTATTACTTTAAAATAATTTCCTCTATGGGTGCGTAATATTTGTTGCTTTGATTTTGATCAAAAAAGAGTGTGATGCCGCGGTGCTCATTTTTGTTGCCATGCACCAAGATAATCTCCCCTTTTTCGATTTTTTTATTGCTGACATTGAGCCAATTGTTTGTTCCTAGTGGCAAAAGATTATAAGTTTTGATAAGTTTATGAACCAATGTTGCATCACTAATGAGACCGGGAAAGCGAAAGAAAACAGAAGGCGTTTGGTGATTGATGATGAGTAGCTTTTCTGTTTTAATAATCTCCGCATCAAAAGCCTCTGGGTTTTTTAACATAAAATTTTTGGACCAATCTTTTTCATTTCTATCATAATAGTGGCTAAAAGAGTGATTGATCCAACGCACCTTCAAAGCACTCTTAATCAAAGCATCAAAATCATGAGAATGCCCTAACATCCACTTGCCACTGATTGAGATATTGGCGACTGAGCCAGATTTTTCCAAAAATCTAAAGAGCTTTTTCTCATACCCTTTTTTACTTGAGGGGCACATATCAATCGTGAGAAAATCTTGATTATTTTGAGGTGAGGTAATACCAAAGTTATGCAATTTTGGCGCTTGTTTGAGAAGTTTTTCTTTGAGCGCCATGAAGGGAGTCGCTATTGTCTTTTTTTTCATGATATCGACTAAAGGCGCTTTTATAATCTCGGTTTTTAGATTGTTTTGATTGACGACAAGATAGTATTGCTCTTGCTTGATATGCCAAGTTCGTATGGCTTTATATGGGGTTTTGTGTCGCCAAAAATCGGTATCCACCACATGATAATTTTGAATCGATT
This genomic window from Sulfurospirillum sp. 1612 contains:
- a CDS encoding TOBE domain-containing protein; its protein translation is MQFTSTLTLSEDNQPLLIEKRIKLLKAIDQEGSMLKASKKVPMSYKSAWEAIDTMNNLSPSPIVEKETGGAGGGGTRLTDYGKTLLKNYEILKREEEKFLSYLSTLADFDTKDIKTIKRISMQISARNQIRGVVDKIVTGDVNANVIVVPKSGHELFANITNSGIESLMVQEGDEVVAIFKSSSIMLSTDENITISARNRISGIITQITQNNTNSEVVIDVGGDSITSVITTGSVKRLGLKVGSQVVALIKSSEIMIGK
- a CDS encoding thioredoxin family protein, translating into MKKVCLFLSIVASLYAYTATKTAQELHYINSFEQGMALAKKEHKMVMLVVVKDHCPWCKKLEQKTLCDTKIQQKTSQFVKILIDRNQKMPACYHTAIVPVVSFIDPSTQETEWEAYGYRTVDKFLDDIKNAQEDSI